From one Pseudoliparis swirei isolate HS2019 ecotype Mariana Trench chromosome 5, NWPU_hadal_v1, whole genome shotgun sequence genomic stretch:
- the evi5b gene encoding EVI5-like protein isoform X3, which yields MSSQVATPTSLQTTSSSTSLSSPAVSPSSPPQLSPDDVELLAKLEQQNRLLETDSKSLRSMNDSRRNSGSSLVSSSSASSNLSHLEEDSWILWGRIVNEWEEVRKKKEKQLKDLVKEGIPHHFRAIVWQLLCNAQNMPIKDQYSELLKMTSPYEKLIRRDIARTYPEHDFFKEKDSLGQEVLFNVMKAYSLVDREVGYCQGSAFIVGLLLMQMPEEEAFCVFVKLMQDYRLRELFKPSMAELGLCMYQFEHMIQEQLPELHMHFQSQSFHTSMYASSWFLTIFLTSFPLPVATRIFDIFMFEGLEIVFRVGLAILQMNQTELIQLDMEGMLQHFQRVIPHQLDSGPDKVILAAYQVKYNAKKMKKLEKEYTTIKSKEMEEQVEIKRLRTENRLLKQRIDTLEKESASLADRLIQGQVTRAQEAEELYLAKRELATLKQQGEEAGAQPEPARTPGRQLQPHPPQVKRAPLYSEESVLQLERELVQARLKEAESQCALKEMQDKILDIEQRNTSLPDDTNVVRLQEELIGVKLREVEALTGLKELRQQVRGLEEHWQRHLTRTAGRWKDRKNTLSELQDELMTVRLREAEAQAELRETRQRMLELETQNQIHSNQIRRAEQESRCLQECVQTLTVQNKDLHGQLQEIKRRQAEIECKSKEKVMAVRLREADNMAAMAELQQQISELEIQKEEGKVQGQLNHTDSSQYIRDLKDQIEELKHEVCCLKGQRGLTAPPTFDGIHIVNHYAGRDGSYHSSDEDGVKGPSLQGTQQRCGGRIRLRANLGASDSDEEEEDDEEDEDEEEDDESLRLSVPPSSSHMSTAV from the exons ATGTCTAGCCAGGTGGCCACGCCCACGTCGCTGCAGACCACCTCCTCTTCCACGTCTCTGTCCTCGCCCGCCGTCTCGCCGTCCTCGCCGCCGCAGCTCAGTCCCGACGATGTGGAGCTGCTCGCCAAGCTAGAGCAGCAGAACAG GTTGCTAGAGACGGACAGCAAGTCGCTGCGCTCCATGAACGACTCCAGGCGAAACAGCGGCTCCTCCCTGGTGTCcagctcctctgcctcctccaacCTCTCGCACCTGGAGGAGGACTCGTGGATCCTGTGGGGGCGAATCGTCAACGAGTGGGAGGAGGTGcgcaagaagaaggagaagcagcTCAAG GATCTGGTCAAGGAAGGGATTCCTCACCACTTTCGGGCGATAGTGTGGCAGTTGTTGTGCAACGCCCAGAACATGCCCATCAAGGATCAGTACTCCGAACTCCTGAAGATGACGTCGCCCTACGAGAAGCTGATTCGCAGGGACATCGCGCGCACCTACCCCGAGCACGACTTCTTCAAGGAGAAAGACAGCCTGGGCCAGGAGGTGCTCTTCAACGTCATGAAG GCATATTCtctggtggaccgtgaggtcgGCTATTGTCAAGGGAGTGCGTTCATTGTGGGACTGCTGCTCATGCAG ATGCCAGAAGAGGAGGCTTTCTGCGTGTTCGTGAAGTTGATGCAAGACTACAGATTGCGAGAGCTCTTCAAACCCAGCATGGCTGAGCTGGGACTCTGCATGTACCAGTTTGAGCATATGATCCAG GAACAACTCCCGGAGCTGCACATGCATTTCCAGTCTCAGAGCTTTCACACGTCCATGTATgcctcctcctggttcctcaccatcttcctcacctccttccctcTGCCCGTCGCCACACGGATCTTCGACATCTTCATGTTTGAG ggtCTGGAGATAGTTTTCCGCGTGGGGCTCGCCATCCTCCAGATGAACCAGACCGAACTCATCCAGCTCGACATGGAGGGAATGTTACAG CACTTCCAGAGGGTCATCCCACACCAGCTGGACAGCGGACCGGATAAAGTCATCCTGGCTGCTTATCAAGTTAAATACAATGCCAAGAAGATGAAAAA GTTGGAGAAAGAATACACGACAATCAAATCCaaagagatggaggagcaggtggagataaAG CGGTTGCGGACAGAGAACCGACTCCTGAAGCAGCGGATAGACACGCTGGAGAAA GAAAGTGCTTCCTTGGCAGATAGATTGATCCAG GGACAAGTGACTCGGGCTcaggaggcagaggagctgTACCTGGCCAAGCGGGAGCTGGCCACACTCAAACAGCAAGGCGAGGAGGCCGGTGCTCAGCCGGAGCCGGCCCGGACGCCCGGCAGGCAGCTCCAGCCGCATCCGCCGCAAGTG AAGAGAGCCCCTCTGTACTCTGAGGAGTCCGTGCTGCAGCTGGAGCGAGAGCTGGTGCAGGCCCGGCtgaaggaggcggagtctcagtGCGCTCTCAAGGAGATGCAAGACAAGATCCTGGATATTGAACAG AGGAACACGTCGCTCCCCGATGACACCAATGTCGTGCGTCTTCAAGAGGAGCTGATCGGAGTGAAGCTGAGGGAGGTGGAGGCTCTGACCGGCCTGAAGGAGCTGAGGCAGCAAGTCAGAGGCCTGGAAGAGCACTGGCAG CGCCACTTGACACGCACCGCTGGTCGCTGGAAGGACAGGAAGAATACCTTGAGCGAGCTGCAGGACGAGCTGATGACCGTGAGGCTGCGCGAGGCCGAGGCCCAGGCCGAGCTGCGGGAGACACGGCAGAGGATGCTGGAGCTGGAGACGCAG AACCAGATTCACAGTAACCAGATTCGACGGGCGGAGCAGGAGAGTCGCTGTCTCCAGGAGTGTGTGCAAACGCTGACGGTGCAAAATAAAGACCTGCACGGGCAACTGCAGGAGATCAAGCGGAGACAAGCGGAGATTGAGTGCAAG AGTAAAGAAAAGGTGATGGCAGTGAGGTTGCGGGAAGCTGACAACATGGCCGCCATGGCTGAACTCCAGCAACAGATCTCAGAGCTCGAGATTCAG aaagaagaaggaaaggtcCAGGGCCAGCTGAACCACACGGACTCGAGCCAGTACATCCGCGACCTCAAAGACCAAATAGAAGAACTAAAACACGAG GTCTGCTGCTTAAAGGGCCAGAGGGGCCTGACCGCTCCGCCCACGTTTGATGGGATCCACATCGTCAACCACTACGCGGGGCGCGACGGGTCGTACCACTCTTCCGACGAAGACGGCGTCAAGGGCCCGAGCCTCCAGGGCACCCAGCAGAGATGCGGGGGCCGGATCAGGCTGCGCGCCAACCTCGGGGCCAGCGacagcgacgaggaggaggaggacgacgaggaagacgaggacgaggaggaggacgacgagtcCCTGCGGCTCTCTGTGCCTCCGAGCAGCAGCCACATGTCCACCGCCGTGTGA
- the evi5b gene encoding EVI5-like protein isoform X6: MSLSWLLETDSKSLRSMNDSRRNSGSSLVSSSSASSNLSHLEEDSWILWGRIVNEWEEVRKKKEKQLKDLVKEGIPHHFRAIVWQLLCNAQNMPIKDQYSELLKMTSPYEKLIRRDIARTYPEHDFFKEKDSLGQEVLFNVMKAYSLVDREVGYCQGSAFIVGLLLMQMPEEEAFCVFVKLMQDYRLRELFKPSMAELGLCMYQFEHMIQEQLPELHMHFQSQSFHTSMYASSWFLTIFLTSFPLPVATRIFDIFMFEGLEIVFRVGLAILQMNQTELIQLDMEGMLQHFQRVIPHQLDSGPDKVILAAYQVKYNAKKMKKLEKEYTTIKSKEMEEQVEIKRLRTENRLLKQRIDTLEKESASLADRLIQGQVTRAQEAEELYLAKRELATLKQQGEEAGAQPEPARTPGRQLQPHPPQVKRAPLYSEESVLQLERELVQARLKEAESQCALKEMQDKILDIEQRNTSLPDDTNVVRLQEELIGVKLREVEALTGLKELRQQVRGLEEHWQRHLTRTAGRWKDRKNTLSELQDELMTVRLREAEAQAELRETRQRMLELETQNQIHSNQIRRAEQESRCLQECVQTLTVQNKDLHGQLQEIKRRQAEIECKSKEKVMAVRLREADNMAAMAELQQQISELEIQKEEGKVQGQLNHTDSSQYIRDLKDQIEELKHEVCCLKGQRGLTAPPTFDGIHIVNHYAGRDGSYHSSDEDGVKGPSLQGTQQRCGGRIRLRANLGASDSDEEEEDDEEDEDEEEDDESLRLSVPPSSSHMSTAV; encoded by the exons ATGAGTTTATCGTG GTTGCTAGAGACGGACAGCAAGTCGCTGCGCTCCATGAACGACTCCAGGCGAAACAGCGGCTCCTCCCTGGTGTCcagctcctctgcctcctccaacCTCTCGCACCTGGAGGAGGACTCGTGGATCCTGTGGGGGCGAATCGTCAACGAGTGGGAGGAGGTGcgcaagaagaaggagaagcagcTCAAG GATCTGGTCAAGGAAGGGATTCCTCACCACTTTCGGGCGATAGTGTGGCAGTTGTTGTGCAACGCCCAGAACATGCCCATCAAGGATCAGTACTCCGAACTCCTGAAGATGACGTCGCCCTACGAGAAGCTGATTCGCAGGGACATCGCGCGCACCTACCCCGAGCACGACTTCTTCAAGGAGAAAGACAGCCTGGGCCAGGAGGTGCTCTTCAACGTCATGAAG GCATATTCtctggtggaccgtgaggtcgGCTATTGTCAAGGGAGTGCGTTCATTGTGGGACTGCTGCTCATGCAG ATGCCAGAAGAGGAGGCTTTCTGCGTGTTCGTGAAGTTGATGCAAGACTACAGATTGCGAGAGCTCTTCAAACCCAGCATGGCTGAGCTGGGACTCTGCATGTACCAGTTTGAGCATATGATCCAG GAACAACTCCCGGAGCTGCACATGCATTTCCAGTCTCAGAGCTTTCACACGTCCATGTATgcctcctcctggttcctcaccatcttcctcacctccttccctcTGCCCGTCGCCACACGGATCTTCGACATCTTCATGTTTGAG ggtCTGGAGATAGTTTTCCGCGTGGGGCTCGCCATCCTCCAGATGAACCAGACCGAACTCATCCAGCTCGACATGGAGGGAATGTTACAG CACTTCCAGAGGGTCATCCCACACCAGCTGGACAGCGGACCGGATAAAGTCATCCTGGCTGCTTATCAAGTTAAATACAATGCCAAGAAGATGAAAAA GTTGGAGAAAGAATACACGACAATCAAATCCaaagagatggaggagcaggtggagataaAG CGGTTGCGGACAGAGAACCGACTCCTGAAGCAGCGGATAGACACGCTGGAGAAA GAAAGTGCTTCCTTGGCAGATAGATTGATCCAG GGACAAGTGACTCGGGCTcaggaggcagaggagctgTACCTGGCCAAGCGGGAGCTGGCCACACTCAAACAGCAAGGCGAGGAGGCCGGTGCTCAGCCGGAGCCGGCCCGGACGCCCGGCAGGCAGCTCCAGCCGCATCCGCCGCAAGTG AAGAGAGCCCCTCTGTACTCTGAGGAGTCCGTGCTGCAGCTGGAGCGAGAGCTGGTGCAGGCCCGGCtgaaggaggcggagtctcagtGCGCTCTCAAGGAGATGCAAGACAAGATCCTGGATATTGAACAG AGGAACACGTCGCTCCCCGATGACACCAATGTCGTGCGTCTTCAAGAGGAGCTGATCGGAGTGAAGCTGAGGGAGGTGGAGGCTCTGACCGGCCTGAAGGAGCTGAGGCAGCAAGTCAGAGGCCTGGAAGAGCACTGGCAG CGCCACTTGACACGCACCGCTGGTCGCTGGAAGGACAGGAAGAATACCTTGAGCGAGCTGCAGGACGAGCTGATGACCGTGAGGCTGCGCGAGGCCGAGGCCCAGGCCGAGCTGCGGGAGACACGGCAGAGGATGCTGGAGCTGGAGACGCAG AACCAGATTCACAGTAACCAGATTCGACGGGCGGAGCAGGAGAGTCGCTGTCTCCAGGAGTGTGTGCAAACGCTGACGGTGCAAAATAAAGACCTGCACGGGCAACTGCAGGAGATCAAGCGGAGACAAGCGGAGATTGAGTGCAAG AGTAAAGAAAAGGTGATGGCAGTGAGGTTGCGGGAAGCTGACAACATGGCCGCCATGGCTGAACTCCAGCAACAGATCTCAGAGCTCGAGATTCAG aaagaagaaggaaaggtcCAGGGCCAGCTGAACCACACGGACTCGAGCCAGTACATCCGCGACCTCAAAGACCAAATAGAAGAACTAAAACACGAG GTCTGCTGCTTAAAGGGCCAGAGGGGCCTGACCGCTCCGCCCACGTTTGATGGGATCCACATCGTCAACCACTACGCGGGGCGCGACGGGTCGTACCACTCTTCCGACGAAGACGGCGTCAAGGGCCCGAGCCTCCAGGGCACCCAGCAGAGATGCGGGGGCCGGATCAGGCTGCGCGCCAACCTCGGGGCCAGCGacagcgacgaggaggaggaggacgacgaggaagacgaggacgaggaggaggacgacgagtcCCTGCGGCTCTCTGTGCCTCCGAGCAGCAGCCACATGTCCACCGCCGTGTGA
- the evi5b gene encoding EVI5-like protein isoform X8: protein MNDSRRNSGSSLVSSSSASSNLSHLEEDSWILWGRIVNEWEEVRKKKEKQLKDLVKEGIPHHFRAIVWQLLCNAQNMPIKDQYSELLKMTSPYEKLIRRDIARTYPEHDFFKEKDSLGQEVLFNVMKAYSLVDREVGYCQGSAFIVGLLLMQMPEEEAFCVFVKLMQDYRLRELFKPSMAELGLCMYQFEHMIQEQLPELHMHFQSQSFHTSMYASSWFLTIFLTSFPLPVATRIFDIFMFEGLEIVFRVGLAILQMNQTELIQLDMEGMLQHFQRVIPHQLDSGPDKVILAAYQVKYNAKKMKKLEKEYTTIKSKEMEEQVEIKRLRTENRLLKQRIDTLEKESASLADRLIQGQVTRAQEAEELYLAKRELATLKQQGEEAGAQPEPARTPGRQLQPHPPQVKRAPLYSEESVLQLERELVQARLKEAESQCALKEMQDKILDIEQRNTSLPDDTNVVRLQEELIGVKLREVEALTGLKELRQQVRGLEEHWQRHLTRTAGRWKDRKNTLSELQDELMTVRLREAEAQAELRETRQRMLELETQNQIHSNQIRRAEQESRCLQECVQTLTVQNKDLHGQLQEIKRRQAEIECKSKEKVMAVRLREADNMAAMAELQQQISELEIQKEEGKVQGQLNHTDSSQYIRDLKDQIEELKHEVCCLKGQRGLTAPPTFDGIHIVNHYAGRDGSYHSSDEDGVKGPSLQGTQQRCGGRIRLRANLGASDSDEEEEDDEEDEDEEEDDESLRLSVPPSSSHMSTAV, encoded by the exons ATGAACGACTCCAGGCGAAACAGCGGCTCCTCCCTGGTGTCcagctcctctgcctcctccaacCTCTCGCACCTGGAGGAGGACTCGTGGATCCTGTGGGGGCGAATCGTCAACGAGTGGGAGGAGGTGcgcaagaagaaggagaagcagcTCAAG GATCTGGTCAAGGAAGGGATTCCTCACCACTTTCGGGCGATAGTGTGGCAGTTGTTGTGCAACGCCCAGAACATGCCCATCAAGGATCAGTACTCCGAACTCCTGAAGATGACGTCGCCCTACGAGAAGCTGATTCGCAGGGACATCGCGCGCACCTACCCCGAGCACGACTTCTTCAAGGAGAAAGACAGCCTGGGCCAGGAGGTGCTCTTCAACGTCATGAAG GCATATTCtctggtggaccgtgaggtcgGCTATTGTCAAGGGAGTGCGTTCATTGTGGGACTGCTGCTCATGCAG ATGCCAGAAGAGGAGGCTTTCTGCGTGTTCGTGAAGTTGATGCAAGACTACAGATTGCGAGAGCTCTTCAAACCCAGCATGGCTGAGCTGGGACTCTGCATGTACCAGTTTGAGCATATGATCCAG GAACAACTCCCGGAGCTGCACATGCATTTCCAGTCTCAGAGCTTTCACACGTCCATGTATgcctcctcctggttcctcaccatcttcctcacctccttccctcTGCCCGTCGCCACACGGATCTTCGACATCTTCATGTTTGAG ggtCTGGAGATAGTTTTCCGCGTGGGGCTCGCCATCCTCCAGATGAACCAGACCGAACTCATCCAGCTCGACATGGAGGGAATGTTACAG CACTTCCAGAGGGTCATCCCACACCAGCTGGACAGCGGACCGGATAAAGTCATCCTGGCTGCTTATCAAGTTAAATACAATGCCAAGAAGATGAAAAA GTTGGAGAAAGAATACACGACAATCAAATCCaaagagatggaggagcaggtggagataaAG CGGTTGCGGACAGAGAACCGACTCCTGAAGCAGCGGATAGACACGCTGGAGAAA GAAAGTGCTTCCTTGGCAGATAGATTGATCCAG GGACAAGTGACTCGGGCTcaggaggcagaggagctgTACCTGGCCAAGCGGGAGCTGGCCACACTCAAACAGCAAGGCGAGGAGGCCGGTGCTCAGCCGGAGCCGGCCCGGACGCCCGGCAGGCAGCTCCAGCCGCATCCGCCGCAAGTG AAGAGAGCCCCTCTGTACTCTGAGGAGTCCGTGCTGCAGCTGGAGCGAGAGCTGGTGCAGGCCCGGCtgaaggaggcggagtctcagtGCGCTCTCAAGGAGATGCAAGACAAGATCCTGGATATTGAACAG AGGAACACGTCGCTCCCCGATGACACCAATGTCGTGCGTCTTCAAGAGGAGCTGATCGGAGTGAAGCTGAGGGAGGTGGAGGCTCTGACCGGCCTGAAGGAGCTGAGGCAGCAAGTCAGAGGCCTGGAAGAGCACTGGCAG CGCCACTTGACACGCACCGCTGGTCGCTGGAAGGACAGGAAGAATACCTTGAGCGAGCTGCAGGACGAGCTGATGACCGTGAGGCTGCGCGAGGCCGAGGCCCAGGCCGAGCTGCGGGAGACACGGCAGAGGATGCTGGAGCTGGAGACGCAG AACCAGATTCACAGTAACCAGATTCGACGGGCGGAGCAGGAGAGTCGCTGTCTCCAGGAGTGTGTGCAAACGCTGACGGTGCAAAATAAAGACCTGCACGGGCAACTGCAGGAGATCAAGCGGAGACAAGCGGAGATTGAGTGCAAG AGTAAAGAAAAGGTGATGGCAGTGAGGTTGCGGGAAGCTGACAACATGGCCGCCATGGCTGAACTCCAGCAACAGATCTCAGAGCTCGAGATTCAG aaagaagaaggaaaggtcCAGGGCCAGCTGAACCACACGGACTCGAGCCAGTACATCCGCGACCTCAAAGACCAAATAGAAGAACTAAAACACGAG GTCTGCTGCTTAAAGGGCCAGAGGGGCCTGACCGCTCCGCCCACGTTTGATGGGATCCACATCGTCAACCACTACGCGGGGCGCGACGGGTCGTACCACTCTTCCGACGAAGACGGCGTCAAGGGCCCGAGCCTCCAGGGCACCCAGCAGAGATGCGGGGGCCGGATCAGGCTGCGCGCCAACCTCGGGGCCAGCGacagcgacgaggaggaggaggacgacgaggaagacgaggacgaggaggaggacgacgagtcCCTGCGGCTCTCTGTGCCTCCGAGCAGCAGCCACATGTCCACCGCCGTGTGA
- the evi5b gene encoding EVI5-like protein isoform X7, with the protein MSSQVATPTSLQTTSSSTSLSSPAVSPSSPPQLSPDDVELLAKLEQQNSLILDRLFLRLNSIWGEMHNGLLETDSKSLRSMNDSRRNSGSSLVSSSSASSNLSHLEEDSWILWGRIVNEWEEVRKKKEKQLKDLVKEGIPHHFRAIVWQLLCNAQNMPIKDQYSELLKMTSPYEKLIRRDIARTYPEHDFFKEKDSLGQEVLFNVMKAYSLVDREVGYCQGSAFIVGLLLMQMPEEEAFCVFVKLMQDYRLRELFKPSMAELGLCMYQFEHMIQEQLPELHMHFQSQSFHTSMYASSWFLTIFLTSFPLPVATRIFDIFMFEGLEIVFRVGLAILQMNQTELIQLDMEGMLQHFQRVIPHQLDSGPDKVILAAYQVKYNAKKMKKLEKEYTTIKSKEMEEQVEIKRLRTENRLLKQRIDTLEKESASLADRLIQGQVTRAQEAEELYLAKRELATLKQQGEEAGAQPEPARTPGRQLQPHPPQVKRAPLYSEESVLQLERELVQARLKEAESQCALKEMQDKILDIEQRNTSLPDDTNVVRLQEELIGVKLREVEALTGLKELRQQVRGLEEHWQRHLTRTAGRWKDRKNTLSELQDELMTVRLREAEAQAELRETRQRMLELETQNQIHSNQIRRAEQESRCLQECVQTLTVQNKDLHGQLQEIKRRQAEIECKSKEKVMAVRLREADNMAAMAELQQQISELEIQKEEGKVQGQLNHTDSSQYIRDLKDQIEELKHEERQPVNVGLFLLFGAWQTDSGLLLKGPEGPDRSAHV; encoded by the exons ATGTCTAGCCAGGTGGCCACGCCCACGTCGCTGCAGACCACCTCCTCTTCCACGTCTCTGTCCTCGCCCGCCGTCTCGCCGTCCTCGCCGCCGCAGCTCAGTCCCGACGATGTGGAGCTGCTCGCCAAGCTAGAGCAGCAGAACAG CCTCATTTTAGACCGTCTCTTCCTACGGCTCAACAGCATCTGGGGCGAGATGCATAACGG GTTGCTAGAGACGGACAGCAAGTCGCTGCGCTCCATGAACGACTCCAGGCGAAACAGCGGCTCCTCCCTGGTGTCcagctcctctgcctcctccaacCTCTCGCACCTGGAGGAGGACTCGTGGATCCTGTGGGGGCGAATCGTCAACGAGTGGGAGGAGGTGcgcaagaagaaggagaagcagcTCAAG GATCTGGTCAAGGAAGGGATTCCTCACCACTTTCGGGCGATAGTGTGGCAGTTGTTGTGCAACGCCCAGAACATGCCCATCAAGGATCAGTACTCCGAACTCCTGAAGATGACGTCGCCCTACGAGAAGCTGATTCGCAGGGACATCGCGCGCACCTACCCCGAGCACGACTTCTTCAAGGAGAAAGACAGCCTGGGCCAGGAGGTGCTCTTCAACGTCATGAAG GCATATTCtctggtggaccgtgaggtcgGCTATTGTCAAGGGAGTGCGTTCATTGTGGGACTGCTGCTCATGCAG ATGCCAGAAGAGGAGGCTTTCTGCGTGTTCGTGAAGTTGATGCAAGACTACAGATTGCGAGAGCTCTTCAAACCCAGCATGGCTGAGCTGGGACTCTGCATGTACCAGTTTGAGCATATGATCCAG GAACAACTCCCGGAGCTGCACATGCATTTCCAGTCTCAGAGCTTTCACACGTCCATGTATgcctcctcctggttcctcaccatcttcctcacctccttccctcTGCCCGTCGCCACACGGATCTTCGACATCTTCATGTTTGAG ggtCTGGAGATAGTTTTCCGCGTGGGGCTCGCCATCCTCCAGATGAACCAGACCGAACTCATCCAGCTCGACATGGAGGGAATGTTACAG CACTTCCAGAGGGTCATCCCACACCAGCTGGACAGCGGACCGGATAAAGTCATCCTGGCTGCTTATCAAGTTAAATACAATGCCAAGAAGATGAAAAA GTTGGAGAAAGAATACACGACAATCAAATCCaaagagatggaggagcaggtggagataaAG CGGTTGCGGACAGAGAACCGACTCCTGAAGCAGCGGATAGACACGCTGGAGAAA GAAAGTGCTTCCTTGGCAGATAGATTGATCCAG GGACAAGTGACTCGGGCTcaggaggcagaggagctgTACCTGGCCAAGCGGGAGCTGGCCACACTCAAACAGCAAGGCGAGGAGGCCGGTGCTCAGCCGGAGCCGGCCCGGACGCCCGGCAGGCAGCTCCAGCCGCATCCGCCGCAAGTG AAGAGAGCCCCTCTGTACTCTGAGGAGTCCGTGCTGCAGCTGGAGCGAGAGCTGGTGCAGGCCCGGCtgaaggaggcggagtctcagtGCGCTCTCAAGGAGATGCAAGACAAGATCCTGGATATTGAACAG AGGAACACGTCGCTCCCCGATGACACCAATGTCGTGCGTCTTCAAGAGGAGCTGATCGGAGTGAAGCTGAGGGAGGTGGAGGCTCTGACCGGCCTGAAGGAGCTGAGGCAGCAAGTCAGAGGCCTGGAAGAGCACTGGCAG CGCCACTTGACACGCACCGCTGGTCGCTGGAAGGACAGGAAGAATACCTTGAGCGAGCTGCAGGACGAGCTGATGACCGTGAGGCTGCGCGAGGCCGAGGCCCAGGCCGAGCTGCGGGAGACACGGCAGAGGATGCTGGAGCTGGAGACGCAG AACCAGATTCACAGTAACCAGATTCGACGGGCGGAGCAGGAGAGTCGCTGTCTCCAGGAGTGTGTGCAAACGCTGACGGTGCAAAATAAAGACCTGCACGGGCAACTGCAGGAGATCAAGCGGAGACAAGCGGAGATTGAGTGCAAG AGTAAAGAAAAGGTGATGGCAGTGAGGTTGCGGGAAGCTGACAACATGGCCGCCATGGCTGAACTCCAGCAACAGATCTCAGAGCTCGAGATTCAG aaagaagaaggaaaggtcCAGGGCCAGCTGAACCACACGGACTCGAGCCAGTACATCCGCGACCTCAAAGACCAAATAGAAGAACTAAAACACGAG GAAAGGCAGCCGGTAAACGTcggcttgtttttgttgtttggtGCGTGGCAGACAGACTCAG GTCTGCTGCTTAAAGGGCCAGAGGGGCCTGACCGCTCCGCCCACGTTTGA